DNA sequence from the bacterium genome:
TGACGGGAAGGAGCATCCAGTTGACAGCAAAGACATCGCATTTCAAAGATGCGCCAGAGAGGTTTTCCGACGCGCATTCATGAAGGCAAAACCTATTCTACTTGAGCCAATAATGGACCTTGAGATTATAGTGCCGGAGGAGTTCACCGGCGATGTTATGGGTGACATATCGGCAAGAAGAGGCAGAATTCTTGGTGTCGAGCCCGTGGGCAAGAAACTTCAGAAAATAATAGCAAAGGTTCCGCAGGCGGAGCTCTATAAGTACAGTAGCACACTTCGCTCAATGACACAGGGCAGAGGATGGTTCACGCAAAAGTTCTCACATTATGAGCCGGTCCCCAAGGAAATAGCTGATAAAATAATAGCCGAAGCGAAAGCGGCAAAAGAAGAGTAAAAATGGCTGACAAAAAAGCTATAGATAAACTTATAGAGGAGCTAACAAGGCTCCCGGGGATAGGCGTGAGGACCGCGACGAGACTGGCATATCATCTTCTAAGCCGTCCGAAGGAGGACATAGAGGCGCTCATTGATGCTCTGCGGGGGATAATGGAGGAGGCTAAAGTTTGCTCTATATGCTTTAACATTTCCGAGAGTGACCCGTGTCCCATCTGCGCCGATGCCAATCGTGACCATTCGACTATTTGTGTGGTCGAGCAACCGCAGGACATAGCAGCGATAGAGGCTACAATGGCTTACGATGGTGTTTATCATGTGCTTGGTGGTGTTCTCGACGCTCTCGCTGGGGTTGACGAAGAACAACTACACATAAAAGAGCTTCTCGCGAGAGTTAGCCAGGGTGATATTAAGGAAGTTATTCTGGCGCTTAATCCAACTCCTGAGGGGGAGACCACGATAAGGTATCTCGCAAAAATCCTCGAACCAACTGGTGTTAAAGTCACAACTCTTGCGAGGGGGATTTCTGCGGGGAGCCTGCTTGAGTTCACCGATAAAAAGACTCTTACCAACGCGCTGGCCAATAGAATTGAGGTAAGGTGATTTGAAGAGTGCCCATAACTTTGTTTCACCATGTGAGGGGAACCTAATGGGAATAATAAGAATGCACAACATGCTCTTTTTCGGCTATCATGGTACATCCAAGGCTGAGAAGGAGCTTGCCAAGCGCTACTCAGTGGATGTCGAGATAGAGTACGATACATCGAAGGCAGCTGCAACGGATAAACTTTCCGACGCAATAAACTACGAAACCATATATTGGCTTATAGCGCGCTTTTTCGACGAGAATAGGTTCCATCTTACCGAGACTGTTGCTGAAAGGCTTGCGGACCTTATTATGAAGGAAACGCCGATGGCGAGACATCTCGTGGTTAAGGTTCGGAAGAATCATCCGCCATTCCCAGGTTTTCTTGAGTGGGTTGAGGTCGAATGCGAGAGGAAAAGGTGATGGCGGAAAGCGTTTATCTCGGGCTTGGCAGTAACCTTGGCGACAGGCTCGAGAACATAATAAACGGACTAAAAGAGATAGCAAAAATAGCAAAGGTAGAAGCAGTTTCGTCAGTCTATGAATCGGAGCCCTGGGGCGAAAAATACCAGCCGAAATTTCTTAATGCGGTCGCATTGGTGGAATACGAAGGACCTCCCAAAAAACTTCTTTTCGAGCTAAAAATGATAGAGCGCAAACTTGGTCGTCAGCCCAGTTCCTCAAAATGGGGGCCGAGAGAACTTGACATCGACATATTACTTTTCGGCGAAGATGTCCTCGAAAGCGAATCTCTTTGCATACCACATAAATACCTTTGTCAGCGCGATTTTTTCCTGGTTCCGTTGCTTGAGCTCAACCCCGAACTCGTGCATCCCGAAACTATGGAGCCACTTGAATCCTACCTTGTCAGGCTTCCTGCACAACTCAGAACTATAATTGGGAAAGTAGTGTCCAGAAAATGGGATACTGCTGTTGAAAGCTTCACACGAAGAAGCAAACGAAAATAAGTTGATAAGACCCGCATCTCGGTTAGGCAACACTTTTTCCGCGCGCATTTCGCCCGAACAAGAAGTCAACCGAATGTT
Encoded proteins:
- the recR gene encoding recombination protein RecR, which encodes MADKKAIDKLIEELTRLPGIGVRTATRLAYHLLSRPKEDIEALIDALRGIMEEAKVCSICFNISESDPCPICADANRDHSTICVVEQPQDIAAIEATMAYDGVYHVLGGVLDALAGVDEEQLHIKELLARVSQGDIKEVILALNPTPEGETTIRYLAKILEPTGVKVTTLARGISAGSLLEFTDKKTLTNALANRIEVR
- the folB gene encoding dihydroneopterin aldolase, which gives rise to MGIIRMHNMLFFGYHGTSKAEKELAKRYSVDVEIEYDTSKAAATDKLSDAINYETIYWLIARFFDENRFHLTETVAERLADLIMKETPMARHLVVKVRKNHPPFPGFLEWVEVECERKR
- the folK gene encoding 2-amino-4-hydroxy-6-hydroxymethyldihydropteridine diphosphokinase translates to MREEKVMAESVYLGLGSNLGDRLENIINGLKEIAKIAKVEAVSSVYESEPWGEKYQPKFLNAVALVEYEGPPKKLLFELKMIERKLGRQPSSSKWGPRELDIDILLFGEDVLESESLCIPHKYLCQRDFFLVPLLELNPELVHPETMEPLESYLVRLPAQLRTIIGKVVSRKWDTAVESFTRRSKRK